A DNA window from Methylocystis heyeri contains the following coding sequences:
- a CDS encoding ATP-binding protein, with amino-acid sequence MTAGIVFQVETSRVLQILAKEIYDSPLAMLRENLQNAYDAIRERFAATGTLQPGGRIDIEINSNQVAISDNGIGMTESVLKENFWNAGSSGKHSERARKAGVVGTFGIGAMANFGVCTRLEIITRPLESDVALLSIAERDTLKIGEECIVFKTVPPDREAGTILTATLDSNNSILPQQAQSYLLPYVSLLPVPVYLNGELISTRTMKEALPSSVRSFAPLGSKKLEERGFGALFSISADSNGQIFANVTDIHIGGTSIDGEMGLLQGGGQLMGLRSFFGLAPLPVAGNYQFGGFANLPFLQPTAGRDALSRESIDQAAILIALAERASSEILAETTLADRSNALLAWIGANGRYDLAKRITILVHPREENIPFGDIADYIGERRRYYYAGNDRSIIGTFASDESYILQISPNQPRRRVQQQYVTSILNVPAIPDSAHVLREYSGVELELGEASILFKIAAILRDDYLIPEVEIVFADISHQVSILPEKKGSILKIFLGRKAAAIAPLLEVQSKAYELFSQFMKDYVRVNIYPRIQEFVPSSTRGGVEALRKILLRSRELYRVEEAERGDLEGILGDYLSGAASLSKVLQTARAKSRSQTQRVSASQVGAIEKEVPGLTDSPVRPEIDGGQEFVAAPPIIRDDISSNMKILTTGGKYPLLNQFTMLLGLSDRLMKTEADFFHVPHTTRILWGGHRVVYIFTESTERLSLYYDIELKSPIGSKKTGGGMFPTTTLITKSRIFVPVPDVIEEEFHVDGGAKEFFVRFDLLASRV; translated from the coding sequence ATGACTGCGGGAATAGTTTTTCAAGTCGAAACATCTCGTGTTTTACAAATCCTCGCAAAGGAGATTTATGATTCTCCCCTGGCAATGCTGCGGGAAAACCTTCAAAATGCTTATGATGCAATTCGAGAACGCTTCGCAGCCACCGGCACACTGCAGCCTGGCGGCCGAATTGATATCGAGATCAATAGCAATCAGGTCGCCATTTCGGACAACGGGATTGGTATGACCGAGTCGGTCCTCAAGGAAAACTTTTGGAATGCGGGTTCAAGCGGAAAACACTCCGAGCGGGCGCGGAAGGCCGGCGTTGTTGGTACATTCGGTATCGGAGCAATGGCCAACTTTGGTGTTTGTACCAGACTAGAGATTATTACCCGCCCTTTAGAAAGCGACGTTGCACTTCTAAGCATTGCGGAGCGAGATACCCTCAAAATAGGGGAAGAATGTATTGTCTTCAAGACAGTTCCCCCGGACAGAGAAGCTGGCACGATTCTCACGGCCACACTTGATAGCAACAATTCGATCTTACCGCAGCAAGCACAGTCTTATCTCCTGCCGTACGTGAGCCTGCTTCCGGTTCCAGTATACCTAAACGGCGAGCTTATTAGCACTCGCACAATGAAAGAGGCGCTACCAAGCTCGGTCCGATCCTTCGCGCCATTGGGAAGCAAGAAGCTTGAGGAACGTGGCTTCGGAGCCCTGTTCTCGATCAGTGCTGATTCAAACGGGCAGATTTTCGCCAATGTTACCGATATTCACATCGGGGGCACATCGATAGATGGGGAAATGGGCCTACTCCAAGGCGGCGGTCAGTTGATGGGGTTGAGGTCATTTTTTGGTCTGGCACCTCTGCCTGTCGCCGGCAACTACCAGTTTGGCGGCTTTGCCAATCTCCCTTTCCTCCAGCCCACTGCAGGACGAGACGCATTGAGCCGCGAGAGCATTGATCAGGCGGCCATATTGATCGCTTTGGCGGAAAGAGCATCTTCAGAAATTCTGGCGGAGACGACACTTGCCGACAGAAGCAATGCTTTATTGGCGTGGATTGGAGCGAATGGCCGCTATGACCTCGCTAAGCGTATAACTATTCTTGTCCACCCGAGGGAGGAGAACATCCCGTTCGGAGATATCGCTGATTACATTGGGGAGCGGCGGAGGTATTACTACGCTGGCAACGATCGCTCTATTATCGGAACATTCGCCAGCGACGAGAGTTACATACTACAGATATCCCCAAACCAGCCTCGGAGAAGGGTGCAACAGCAATATGTTACATCAATTTTAAACGTTCCGGCTATTCCGGACTCTGCGCATGTTTTACGTGAGTATTCTGGAGTAGAATTAGAGTTAGGCGAGGCATCTATTTTGTTCAAAATTGCTGCGATTCTCCGTGATGACTACCTAATTCCGGAGGTAGAAATTGTCTTTGCCGATATATCCCATCAAGTCAGTATCCTGCCTGAGAAAAAAGGGAGTATCCTCAAGATCTTTTTGGGTCGTAAAGCCGCAGCGATAGCTCCTCTGTTGGAGGTGCAATCTAAGGCTTACGAGCTTTTCTCCCAGTTCATGAAAGACTACGTTCGCGTCAACATCTATCCACGTATCCAGGAGTTCGTGCCCTCTTCCACGAGGGGAGGGGTCGAGGCGTTGCGAAAAATTCTGCTTCGAAGCCGTGAACTGTACCGCGTCGAAGAAGCTGAGAGAGGTGATCTAGAAGGAATTCTTGGAGACTATTTATCGGGTGCTGCAAGTCTTTCTAAGGTATTGCAAACGGCTAGAGCCAAATCGCGCTCTCAGACGCAGCGAGTTTCCGCGTCGCAGGTAGGAGCGATTGAAAAGGAAGTGCCTGGACTAACCGATTCTCCGGTACGTCCTGAAATCGACGGTGGACAAGAATTCGTGGCCGCTCCGCCAATTATCCGAGACGACATATCGTCCAACATGAAAATTCTCACGACAGGAGGAAAGTATCCTCTCCTGAACCAGTTTACGATGTTGCTCGGACTTTCTGACCGACTCATGAAAACGGAAGCAGATTTTTTCCACGTCCCACATACCACGCGGATTCTCTGGGGCGGTCACCGAGTAGTCTACATTTTCACTGAGTCCACGGAACGGCTTAGTTTATATTATGACATCGAGCTCAAGAGCCCAATAGGCAGCAAAAAAACAGGAGGCGGGATGTTTCCGACAACTACGTTGATAACGAAGAGTCGAATTTTCGTTCCGGTACCTGACGTAATAGAAGAGGAATTTCATGTTGACGGCGGCGCGAAAGAATTTTTCGTTCGATTTGATCTGCTCGCTAGCCGTGTATGA
- a CDS encoding metallophosphoesterase family protein, whose protein sequence is MRFSILHLSDLHRDLTDEIPNAWLIDSIERDIETLANEQSSVARPTLCVVSGDLVYGVRPNSPDADAELKRQNSQSLEFLVELADRLFCSNRDRVVIIPGNHDVAFNRVTSSSALVPLPSDKAAKADLVREYFSANTQLRWSWSDLAFYRIEDHDGYLQRFSYFRDLYEQFYQGSRIYPVAPDSQFDFFDFQVEKLSIVALNSCHNNDPWRRAGQINSTALANACRQLRSPSRAGWLLAATWHHNLVGGPSQDDYLDPEFLQLLIESGVSLGLHGHQHRSDWFDERYRLGPKARKLTIVSAATLCAGPTNLSPGTPRGYNVLEIDNEAWVGRLHQRQMVNLQFSMPAWGPGRFVDTNESFVDFELAPPVASRPAGLDMKLALEAADSYLGRGEWEKALAALSEYWSEPLARRMGLRALEELDDPGRTINMLDTPSDVAEAVILGSALLIAGDTISRKRFLESPFIARNTDASVTEIVEKLTLRMTR, encoded by the coding sequence ATGCGCTTTTCGATTCTGCATTTGTCCGATCTTCACCGCGACCTGACCGATGAAATACCAAATGCTTGGCTAATCGACTCGATAGAGCGGGATATTGAAACCCTTGCAAATGAACAAAGCTCGGTCGCGCGCCCCACGCTTTGTGTTGTAAGCGGGGACTTGGTTTATGGCGTGCGGCCCAATTCCCCCGACGCCGATGCAGAACTCAAGCGCCAGAACTCACAATCCCTTGAGTTTTTAGTCGAGCTGGCAGATCGCCTTTTTTGTAGCAACCGCGATCGTGTGGTGATAATTCCCGGAAACCATGACGTCGCGTTCAACCGTGTCACGTCCAGCAGCGCTTTAGTCCCTCTCCCATCGGACAAGGCTGCAAAGGCTGACCTAGTGCGCGAATATTTTTCGGCAAACACGCAATTGCGTTGGTCGTGGTCTGATTTGGCATTCTATAGAATTGAAGACCACGACGGGTATTTGCAGCGATTTTCCTACTTCCGCGACCTATATGAACAGTTTTACCAGGGTAGTCGAATCTATCCCGTCGCTCCGGACAGCCAGTTCGACTTTTTTGACTTTCAGGTTGAAAAGCTCAGCATTGTTGCTCTGAACAGTTGTCACAACAACGATCCTTGGCGTCGAGCTGGACAGATCAATTCGACTGCTTTGGCGAATGCTTGTCGCCAACTGCGATCACCTTCGCGTGCCGGTTGGCTGCTCGCCGCCACTTGGCATCACAATCTCGTCGGTGGGCCAAGTCAGGACGATTACCTGGACCCTGAGTTTCTTCAATTGCTGATAGAAAGCGGGGTGTCGCTTGGGCTTCATGGTCATCAACACCGTTCAGATTGGTTCGACGAGCGGTATCGGTTAGGGCCTAAAGCCCGGAAACTCACCATTGTCAGCGCGGCAACGCTATGCGCCGGACCAACAAATCTCAGTCCCGGAACTCCGCGAGGATATAACGTCCTGGAAATTGACAATGAGGCTTGGGTCGGGCGCCTTCACCAAAGGCAAATGGTCAACCTACAGTTCAGTATGCCAGCATGGGGGCCGGGCCGTTTTGTCGATACCAATGAGTCATTTGTCGACTTTGAGCTGGCTCCTCCCGTGGCCTCTCGGCCTGCTGGCCTAGACATGAAACTTGCGCTGGAAGCCGCTGATAGCTACTTGGGCCGCGGCGAGTGGGAGAAAGCGCTCGCGGCATTAAGCGAATACTGGAGCGAACCCCTAGCGCGTCGCATGGGGCTCAGGGCATTGGAGGAGTTGGATGACCCTGGGCGCACGATCAACATGCTGGATACTCCTTCTGACGTGGCAGAAGCCGTGATCTTAGGTTCTGCTTTGCTCATCGCGGGTGACACGATATCCCGCAAACGCTTCCTAGAAAGTCCGTTCATCGCGAGAAATACGGATGCAAGTGTAACAGAGATCGTCGAAAAGCTGACCTTGAGGATGACGAGATGA
- a CDS encoding DUF736 domain-containing protein, with the protein MATIGTFKKTASNEFAGEIITLSVQARNVRIVPETSRSGENSPSHRVYCGRVDIGAAWSKRSNEGRDYLGLKLDDPSFNAPIFANLFDDEDGEGYSLIWSRPNGRRNGD; encoded by the coding sequence ATGGCGACCATCGGCACCTTCAAGAAGACCGCCTCGAACGAGTTTGCCGGCGAAATCATCACCCTCTCGGTCCAGGCCAGAAACGTCCGCATCGTGCCTGAGACCAGCCGCTCCGGCGAGAACAGCCCCAGCCACCGGGTTTACTGCGGCCGAGTCGATATCGGAGCCGCTTGGTCGAAACGCTCCAACGAGGGCCGCGACTATCTGGGCCTCAAGCTCGATGATCCGAGCTTCAACGCACCCATCTTCGCCAACCTCTTCGACGACGAGGACGGCGAAGGCTACAGCCTGATCTGGTCCCGCCCGAACGGCCGCCGCAACGGCGACTGA
- a CDS encoding NUDIX hydrolase: MSSNVGKGTVPPRSAKKPAARTDRAIRVQYGVLPYRLTEAGEVEILLVTTRQSRRWIIPKGWPIKGLKPSKSAAREGYEEAGIRGKVGGKSVGAFCYEKRIEEDGVTVPCEVRVFPLLVMQQFDSWPEAHQREARWFEPNKAVSAIKIAGLRELVESFLRKRAERKSRR, translated from the coding sequence ATGTCGTCAAACGTCGGAAAAGGAACCGTTCCGCCGCGGAGCGCAAAGAAGCCCGCTGCTCGCACCGATAGAGCGATTCGAGTCCAATACGGCGTGTTGCCCTATAGGCTGACCGAGGCCGGCGAGGTGGAAATCCTCCTCGTCACGACGAGGCAGAGCAGGCGCTGGATCATCCCGAAGGGCTGGCCGATCAAGGGACTGAAGCCGTCGAAATCCGCGGCACGCGAAGGCTACGAAGAGGCAGGTATTCGAGGAAAGGTCGGAGGGAAATCCGTAGGCGCTTTTTGTTATGAGAAAAGGATCGAAGAGGACGGTGTCACCGTTCCATGCGAGGTGCGCGTGTTTCCTTTGCTTGTCATGCAGCAATTTGACTCCTGGCCGGAGGCCCACCAAAGGGAGGCTCGCTGGTTTGAGCCCAATAAGGCCGTATCCGCCATAAAAATTGCGGGGCTCCGCGAACTGGTCGAATCCTTCCTGCGAAAGAGGGCAGAGAGGAAATCACGGCGCTGA
- a CDS encoding histidine phosphatase family protein yields MSFPRSPTIYLVRHGETIWNAAGRFQGRLDSELTAKGRDQARALGMALANELGERQMEYVLKASPLGRAKTTATIIAEQMRDIFIEEDHLLVEVSIGSWDGLTHFEIDMECPDALRGASPFNWFFRAPDGECLDRAYGRAQKWLACVNSPTIAVSHGLFGRLVRGAYLSLSTADMLQLPVPQDGFFCLQNGEERFLPA; encoded by the coding sequence ATGTCTTTTCCAAGGTCACCTACAATTTATCTGGTGCGGCACGGGGAAACGATCTGGAACGCCGCTGGACGGTTTCAAGGACGGCTCGACTCTGAACTAACCGCGAAAGGGAGAGACCAGGCTCGGGCCTTGGGCATGGCGCTCGCCAATGAGCTCGGCGAGCGCCAAATGGAATACGTTCTGAAGGCCAGTCCGCTTGGGCGAGCGAAGACAACGGCAACGATTATCGCCGAGCAAATGCGAGACATTTTCATCGAAGAGGATCACCTTTTGGTCGAGGTATCCATTGGGTCTTGGGATGGGCTGACCCATTTCGAGATCGACATGGAGTGTCCCGACGCTCTCCGCGGAGCCTCGCCATTTAACTGGTTTTTTCGCGCGCCAGATGGAGAATGTCTTGATCGCGCTTATGGGCGGGCGCAGAAGTGGCTTGCCTGCGTCAACAGTCCGACGATCGCCGTGAGTCACGGACTCTTTGGACGTTTAGTCCGGGGCGCTTACCTCTCACTTTCGACCGCTGATATGCTTCAACTGCCGGTTCCGCAGGATGGTTTCTTCTGCCTTCAGAATGGCGAAGAACGGTTTCTACCTGCCTGA
- a CDS encoding transposase, with product MSAPMPGDRSFQLIEAVVDRLDGAPVSRRRRWSDEFKARAVAATLDPDVNISAAAREMGISPSQLFGWRRQAMREGAVTASPTACANPPDVEGRSAPTVEISVGATVIRVSADIGEADLRRVIRAVRSA from the coding sequence ATGTCTGCGCCTATGCCTGGTGATAGAAGTTTCCAACTGATCGAAGCCGTGGTTGATCGTCTTGATGGCGCTCCGGTTTCTCGCCGTCGCCGGTGGTCTGACGAGTTCAAGGCACGAGCTGTTGCGGCGACACTGGATCCCGACGTGAATATTTCCGCGGCCGCGCGGGAGATGGGCATTTCGCCGTCTCAGCTTTTTGGCTGGCGCCGGCAAGCGATGCGCGAAGGTGCGGTGACGGCCTCGCCTACCGCTTGCGCGAATCCGCCGGATGTCGAGGGCAGGTCTGCGCCAACGGTGGAAATCTCCGTCGGCGCCACAGTGATCCGCGTCAGCGCCGACATTGGCGAAGCCGATCTGCGTCGCGTGATCCGCGCGGTGCGCTCGGCATGA
- a CDS encoding transcriptional regulator domain-containing protein produces the protein MPRSFWRSADAVAQLNHLERAGFALEFLRRNPAYRDDYARTQRRIARRRVDADEASADLARRWGLRFRLRP, from the coding sequence ATGCCCAGATCCTTCTGGCGGTCGGCAGACGCTGTCGCGCAGCTGAACCACCTCGAACGCGCCGGTTTCGCTCTCGAATTCCTTCGCCGTAACCCTGCCTACCGTGACGACTACGCCCGCACACAACGGCGTATCGCGCGCCGCCGCGTCGATGCCGACGAGGCTAGCGCGGACCTTGCTCGGCGATGGGGGTTGCGCTTTCGCCTGCGACCCTGA
- a CDS encoding helix-turn-helix domain-containing protein has translation MDLKEVVAINLRRLRHEKGLTQEVLADKAGLSARYIGAIERADVSARITVLGQIADALEVDATELVRALPSTGRK, from the coding sequence ATGGATCTCAAGGAGGTCGTGGCGATCAATCTGCGTCGGTTGCGTCATGAGAAGGGATTGACGCAGGAGGTGCTGGCCGACAAGGCAGGCCTGAGCGCCCGCTACATCGGCGCGATCGAGCGCGCCGATGTCTCAGCGCGCATTACAGTTCTGGGTCAAATCGCCGATGCGCTCGAAGTGGATGCTACAGAGTTGGTTCGCGCTCTTCCGTCGACGGGAAGAAAGTAG
- a CDS encoding DNA -binding domain-containing protein — MGIQAFEDRPPLTERVNAYDEQHLVTYLRLLDAEAEGADWREVVMIVFGLDSAREPERAKIVHDSHLARARWMAESGYRHLLEPRMQ, encoded by the coding sequence ATGGGCATACAGGCTTTCGAGGATCGGCCACCCCTGACCGAGCGCGTGAACGCCTATGACGAGCAGCACCTCGTGACCTATCTGCGCCTGCTCGACGCCGAGGCGGAGGGCGCCGACTGGCGCGAAGTCGTGATGATTGTCTTCGGTCTCGATTCCGCGCGAGAGCCCGAGCGCGCGAAGATCGTTCATGACAGCCACCTGGCGCGCGCGCGTTGGATGGCCGAGAGCGGATATCGCCACTTGCTGGAACCGAGAATGCAGTAA
- a CDS encoding histidine phosphatase family protein encodes MERTAAKSRLFERDELMFPILISRHGQVALAKPKFPTRAEFETYVEAYERSGLNISVRPSAELVRHIRAATSVFTSPSLRALESLRLLDPERTPIVDAVFREEPQIIPEIAGRLPLLAWFSLTRGIGSFHPNEFNTRLAMHQRAKVAAELLTGGARQGPVALIGHGWFNRAIAGALVQSGWRRAKNHGGSGVFGRVSSEWGYSVFESGS; translated from the coding sequence TTGGAAAGGACCGCCGCAAAATCGCGGTTATTTGAGCGGGACGAGTTAATGTTTCCGATTTTGATTTCACGTCATGGCCAGGTCGCGCTCGCGAAGCCAAAGTTTCCGACGCGGGCGGAATTCGAGACCTATGTCGAAGCCTACGAGCGCTCCGGTTTGAACATCAGTGTCCGTCCTTCAGCAGAACTCGTCCGGCACATTCGCGCGGCGACCAGCGTTTTCACGAGTCCTAGTTTACGGGCGCTAGAATCCTTGCGACTGTTGGACCCCGAGCGAACGCCAATTGTGGACGCCGTGTTTCGCGAAGAGCCCCAAATTATTCCCGAAATTGCAGGGCGACTGCCGCTACTCGCTTGGTTCTCGCTGACGCGAGGGATCGGCTCTTTCCACCCGAATGAATTCAATACTCGGTTAGCAATGCATCAGCGCGCCAAGGTTGCGGCGGAGCTTCTTACGGGAGGAGCGCGACAAGGGCCTGTGGCCCTCATCGGGCACGGATGGTTCAATCGTGCTATTGCTGGCGCGTTAGTTCAGAGTGGCTGGCGGCGCGCCAAAAATCACGGTGGTTCCGGCGTGTTCGGGCGAGTGTCCTCGGAGTGGGGATATTCTGTCTTCGAATCCGGTTCATAG
- a CDS encoding DUF2285 domain-containing protein — MLLLTAAPSGFAVAPFSALSLGSVGDDRTDTEGREVAICDASGAFYVSLRHAEAEDRPAILLPLDDMIEPRLDVAASLVRRLCGKRVDLLPIRLRLTPLQKARLIQHLHAFDILRDGGGRREVAHEVLHSEQARLPSVEWKDSAARRKATRLIQDATALVERGYLKLLRGD, encoded by the coding sequence GTGTTGCTCCTGACGGCAGCGCCGTCCGGCTTCGCCGTAGCGCCGTTTTCAGCGCTGTCTCTCGGATCGGTGGGTGACGACCGCACCGACACCGAAGGCCGCGAGGTCGCAATTTGCGACGCCTCGGGAGCGTTTTACGTTTCGCTCAGACATGCCGAAGCGGAGGACCGCCCGGCCATCCTTTTGCCGCTCGACGACATGATCGAGCCGCGCCTCGATGTCGCCGCGAGCCTCGTTCGCCGTCTCTGCGGAAAGCGCGTCGATTTGCTTCCCATACGCCTGCGCCTCACGCCGTTGCAGAAAGCGCGGCTGATCCAGCATTTGCATGCCTTCGACATTCTTCGCGACGGCGGGGGCAGGCGGGAAGTCGCCCACGAAGTTTTACACTCAGAGCAAGCAAGGCTTCCTTCCGTCGAGTGGAAGGATTCGGCGGCCCGCCGCAAAGCAACGCGCCTGATCCAGGACGCCACTGCGCTCGTCGAACGCGGCTATTTGAAGCTCCTTCGCGGCGATTAG
- a CDS encoding DUF2493 domain-containing protein: protein MTTDYNDDFEPPHSSSPTGRVLNELQLYGYRPFHDEPDPRPLPEAHVLAGSIADIFDALVVALSDTRLEPDLENLLWSSVNVFHRAVERIERELDDNELAQQRLQREQDGSEVKSVELERLTAQGQTLIERRDAFELMRDQAADQFERHTHSAWRPRSGSKVNHRHLTAAMIDSRDFLAAKKRADKEVLLPAGPKVALTGGLDFNDHRLIWARLDQVHAKHPDMVLLHGGSPKGAELIAAKWAESRKVPQIAFKPDWTKHAKAAPFKRNDAMLETLPIGVLHFPGTGIQDNLADKARKLGIPVWKFGTGSA from the coding sequence ATGACCACCGACTACAACGACGATTTCGAGCCCCCGCACAGCTCATCCCCGACCGGGCGGGTTCTCAACGAACTCCAGCTCTATGGCTACCGGCCTTTCCACGACGAGCCCGATCCTCGACCGCTTCCGGAAGCGCACGTGCTCGCCGGCAGCATTGCCGATATCTTCGACGCCCTCGTGGTCGCACTGTCCGACACGCGCCTCGAACCCGACCTCGAAAACCTGCTCTGGTCGTCGGTGAACGTCTTCCACCGCGCTGTCGAGCGGATCGAGCGCGAACTCGATGACAACGAGCTGGCGCAGCAGCGATTGCAGCGCGAACAGGATGGCAGCGAGGTCAAATCCGTCGAGCTGGAGCGCCTCACGGCACAAGGCCAGACGCTCATCGAGCGGCGCGACGCTTTCGAGCTGATGCGCGACCAGGCCGCCGACCAGTTCGAACGGCACACGCATTCAGCCTGGCGACCGCGCAGCGGATCGAAGGTCAACCATCGCCATCTCACCGCCGCGATGATCGACAGCCGCGACTTCCTCGCCGCGAAGAAGCGCGCGGACAAAGAGGTGCTTCTGCCCGCGGGGCCGAAAGTCGCCCTGACCGGCGGTCTCGACTTCAACGATCACCGGTTAATCTGGGCCAGGCTCGATCAGGTCCACGCCAAGCACCCCGACATGGTGTTGCTGCACGGCGGTTCGCCAAAAGGCGCCGAGCTGATCGCCGCCAAATGGGCCGAAAGCCGCAAGGTCCCGCAAATCGCCTTCAAGCCGGATTGGACCAAGCACGCCAAGGCGGCGCCCTTCAAGCGCAACGACGCGATGCTGGAAACGCTGCCGATCGGCGTCCTTCACTTCCCCGGCACCGGCATCCAGGACAACCTCGCCGACAAGGCCAGGAAGCTCGGCATTCCGGTTTGGAAATTCGGCACAGGCAGCGCGTGA